ATGGCTAGGTGTTCGGCGTTGTCGTCGATCAAATCCGCGATGCGCAGGAGCAGGGCTGAACGTTCCTGGGGGCTGGTCTTTTTCCAGCTCGCAAAGGCCTTCCCGGCGGCGGCCACGGCCTTGTCCACATCTGCGGCGCTGGCGTCCACGCAGGTGGCCAGGGGCTCGCCGTTTGCCGGGTTGGTGGTCGTAAACGTACCGCCTCCCTCGCTTTCCATCCACTTTCCGTCAATAAACAAGGCATAGTGATCGTCGATACGCGGTTTCATGAGGAACCTCCTTGGGGTATCCCGAAACAAGACGAAAAACAGACCGGCAACGCCTTTTGTGGTGGCACAACGACCCTCCCGATTTCCCATGGGTCGGAGAAAAGATGGCCCAAAACCGAAATGGCCAGGCCCCTTCTCCCGGTTTCGCGGACTCCGGCCGCCATGCCGGGATATGTGCGGAGGGAGTGCCGCTCGCACAGATTCTTATGTTTTTTTAAGCATAACGTAACCGGCAGGTCAACACGGCGCTTCGGTATTTTTGGAAGTCCATCTTCGCAACACCAATCCCGAGCGCCAGCAACCCCGCGCCGTCGCATCAGGCGCAGGGATGAGGCAGCCCTTCGAAGCCGTCAAAACAAATCCGTTGCCCCGGCAAGCGTCCCTGCCTGCCTCACGCCACTGAAATTATCCCCAATGGCCAGACCCGCCTGTCGGAATACGCATCCCTGCGGCGGCACAACTCAAGGCCACGCCCGCAAACTCCACGATGGCGTCTTCGTCGATACGGCCCTCTGCCAGTCGCACGATGTGCGGGCTTGAGGAAAACTCTGGCTTCGGCCGGAGTTTTCTTGTATACTGGCGAATGATCAAAGAATTTACTTTCTCCTGCTCCCATTGTAAAATTTGTTAACAATTTTTGCTTGAATTGCGAGTCGAAACCATACATCATGCATATGGACTGTTTCTTGGGCACACCCATCTGCAGGTGCATGCCAATGCATGGCCATTGATCCATCGCCATAACCTGCGGCGTGCAGCGCAAGCTGAAATACATGAATGATGCCGCGCCGGAGCGAAGACTGGCGACCCTTAAACCTTTCCTGCAAAAACGCCTTGGCATCCTCCGCCGTGGCGACGGATGCCGGGAAGGGGCGGACCAGACGGCCAACCGCGCGGGGAGGCAGGCACAACGCGGACGATGCGCCGATATCACGGCCAACGAGGCACGACATGCCGAGGACACCATGCCAGACAGGGATATGACCCGTGAGCAACTTCTCGCCGAGAGGCGACGGCTGTTGTCGGAACTGACGGAGGCCCGACGGACCATCCAGGAACTTCGCCAGGCGCCTCCCTCGCCCGAACCCTGGCAATCCCCTCCCGGGCCCAGAAAGACCTCCCGCAGGCATCCTCCAAAACCGGCCAAACTGCCCGAACCGCCCGGTGCGCCCGAACGCATTCCCGACGCCATAAACGGCGCGTTCACCGAGGCCGATTCGATCCTGACGGCGGCCTTCGACGGGTTTCTGGCCAGCGACATGCACGGCCGGATCGTGCGGGCCAACAACGCCTTGGCGGACATGCTCGGCTTCAGCATTCGGGAGTTGATCGGCAAGGGCCTCTGGGACATCGACGTCACGGCCTCGGAGTCGGACGTGATCCGCCGCATCACGCAGAGAGCGACGAACGGAGGCAGGCTTTTCGAGACCGTCCTGCAGCGCAAGGACGGCGGCTTCGTCGACGCCGAGGTCAGCTCCTTCCATCTGGATCACGACGGCGGGCGACTTGTCGCCTTCCTGCGGGACGTCACCGAGCGCAAGCGGATGGAGCGCACCCTCAAACTCACCCAGGCCTCCATGGACACGGCAGCCCTGGGCATCTTCTGGATAGCCCCGGATGGGCGTCTTCTGTACGTCAACGACATCACCTGCCAGCGCCTGGAATACTCCCGGGACGAGTTGCTGGCCATGAACATCGCGGATGTGGACCCGGTCTTCCCTATGGGCTCGCGCCGGAACCACTTCAAACCGTACAGGAACACCCAGACCCTCCGGTTCGAAACCATCCACCGCTCCCGCAGCGGCAGGGACATCCCGGTCCTTATCACCAGCAACTATCTGGAATTCGAGGACCAGGAATTCGAGATCGCCTTTGCCGAGGACATAAGCGAACTCAGGCGGACACAAAGCGACATGGCCCGCAGCCGGGCTGCGCTCGAGGAAAACCAGGCCAGGCTGTCCCTGGTCATGGATCTGACGGACATGGCCCCCTGGGAAATGGACATCGCGACAAACACCTTCACCTTCGACGACCGGTTCTATGCCCTGTACGGGACGACGGCCGAACGCGAGGGGGGGCCGCTCATGCCCGCCCAGACCTACGCCAGGGAATTCGTCCATCCCGAGGACGCCTGGATGATCGCCGACGAGGTTCGCAAGATCCTCGCGGCGGATGCGCCCGGCTACGAGGGGCAGGTGGAGCACCGCATCATCCGGCGCGACGGCGCGCTCCGGCACATCGTGGTCCGCTTCCGCCTCATCCGGGACGAGGCCGGTCGGCCGGTCAAGACCATCGGCGCGAACCAGGACATCACCGGGCGAAAGCAGGCTGAAGAGGCCCTGGCGCGCAGCGAACAACGGTTCCGGAACCTCCTGGGCGACATGGAGATGGTCGCCGTGCAGGGATACGACCGGGACCGCCGGGTCATCTACTGGAACAGGGCCAGCCAGCGCCTCTACGGATATGCCGAGGCCGAGGCCCTGGGGCGGCGCCTGGAAGACCTGATCATACCCGCCCCCATGCGTGAGGGGGTCATCCGCAACATCCAGGACTGGCTGGACAACGGGGTGTCCATCCCGGCCGGAGAGCTGCACCTGCTGCGCAAAGACGGCACGCTGATCCAGGTCTACTCCTCCCATGTCATGCAGGAGACCGCATCCGGGCACAAGGAGATGTACTGCATCGACGTGGACCTGACCGAGATCAAGAAGGCCCATGACCAACTGGTGCAGGCAAAGGAGGCGGCCGAGGCCGCCAGCAAGGCCAAATCCGAATTCCTGGCCAACATGAGCCATGAAATCAGAACCCCTTTAAACGGCATCCTGGGGATGCTCCAGCTTCTCACGGACACGACGCTTGATGAGGAGCAGACCCAGTTCATCAGCCTGGCCATGGACTCGAGCAAACGGCTGACGCGGCTTTTGTCCGACATCCTGGACCTGTCCCGGGTGGAGGCCGGCAAGATGCAGATGCAGGTCGAGGTTGTCGATCTCGACAGCGTGGTGAAGCAGCTCGCCGCACTTCACGAACCGGTTTCGCTCCAGACCGGGGTGCGATTCCAGTGTACGGCGTTTCCCGGGCTGCCCAAGGCCGTCCTGGGCGACAGCATCCGGTTGCAGCAAGTCCTGACCAATCTGGTCGGCAACGCCTTCAAGTTCACGACGTCGGGCAGCATTGCCCTGGAGGCCTGTCCCCTGCCGCCGCGCCGTCCCGGGGAGGCCCAGGTTCTTTTTAGCGTCGCCGACACCGGGTGCGGCATGGACGACAGTCTGCTTTCGAAGCTCTTCGAACCGTTCGTCCAGGCCAGCCAGGGGTTCACGCGCCGCCATCAGGGGGCCGGACTCGGCCTTTCCATCGTCAAGCGGATCGTGGAGCTCATGGGCGGAAACATTGCCGTCGAAAGCACGCCGGGGGCGGGCACGACCTTTTTCATCGCCATCCCCTTTGCGCTGCCGTCCCCGGGCGCGGCGGACGGACGGCAGGCCCGCCTGGGGGACGGCGCGCCAGCGCCGAGGGCCTTGCGGATATTGATCGCCGAGGACGACATGGTGAGCCTTTTGGCGGTCTCCAGGCAATTGGGGAAAAAGGGACATCGCACGCACGCGGCGCATGACGGCGCAGAGGCCGTGGAGGCCGTGCGGAAGATGGATTTCGACCTTGTCCTGATGGACGTGCAGATGCCGACCATGGACGGCGTGGCCGCCACCAGGCTGATCCGGGACGCCGGGGCGGGCGCGGCCAAGGCGGATATCCCGATCATCGCCATGACGGCCTTCGCCATGGCGGGCGACCGGGAGAAGTTTCTTGCCGCAGGGATGAACGACTACGTCGCCAAGCCCGTCGACCACGCCGATGTGGAGGCGGCCATCGCCCGGGTGATGTCTCTGCCGAAAAGCGCATCGCGTCGGTGACGCCAGGTACGGATTGCGGCGCGAAAGCCCGCTCCCCGATACTGGCCCTCCACTGCACGAACTTTTCCTTTTCTCATCAAGCCCAGGCAATACCATTGTATCGACAATGCCTCTATCCTCATGCCGCACCCCCCTTCTGTTTCGCCCATAAAGCGAAAACTATTTGCACCAAGAGACTGTACGAATCCCTGAATTGCTTGCACAGGGACAGACTCAAATGCTACTGTTGAAGGAATCTATCCACCCGGAAGGGGGCGCGGTTGAAAAATATCGGCCTGGTTGCGATTCTCGTGCTTCTCATCCTCTGCCCCCATCCCGCATGGGCAGACTCGCCCGCCACCAAAAACATCCTGGTGCTTTTATCTTATGATTTCAGGGAGAACTGGTCATCTGCGATTCTAGAAGGCATAAGCGGCGCACTTGGTGACGCACAGGTGCAGATGCACGTTGAGACCCTGGACGTCCGACGTCACCACGGGGAAGACTATCAGACGGAGTTTAAACGTTTTTTGGCGGTAAAATACGCCAATATCCATTTCGAACTGGCCATCGCCGCCGACAATGCGGCGTTCGAGTTCCTCTTACGGCTCAGACCATCCATTGGTTCGAATCTTCCGGTCGTTTTCTGCGGCGTCAACAACTTCACTCCGGAAATGATCGCCGGACAAGCCAATGTCACCGGGGTCAACGAGGCCGTGGACGTCGCCGGAACGGTGAATCTTGCGTTGCGGTTGTTCCCCGGGACATCGGAAATCGCCGTGGTCGCAGGAACCACCGGGGTCGGGGTCGTGAATCTGGACAATTTCCACAAGATCATCCCGCTTTTCTCACGACCCGTCCGCATCACGGAATTTGTGGACGTCCCTGCTGACACCGTCGCCGACGCCCTGAACAGCCTGCCTCAGGATGCCCTCGTCTTTCGGATGGACAATCTACGTGCCGACGACGGCTCCGATATCCCCCTGGCGCAAAGCATCGCCCTTTTATCCAGCGCGTCCCGTTGCCCGGTTTTTTCCTTCTGGGATTTCGACATGGGCCAGGGGGCCTTGGGCGGCGTTGCGGTCAACGGCCTGGCCCAGGGCAAGAAGGCGGGGGAGTTGGCCCTTCTCGTCCTGCAAGGGACTCCGGCGGACCTGATCCCGGTCGTCATGGACAGTCCGAACATTCCCATGTTCGACTTCGCCCTCATGCAACGTTTCGGCCTGGATGTCCGCGACCTCCCTGATCGGGCCATCGTGCTCAACATGCCCCTCTCGTTTTACACCACGTACAAGCCGTACATCTGGGCTGGCTCGGCGCTTGTCCTGGTCATGGCGGCATGCATTGCGTGCCTTTCCATGGCCCTTGTCGGGAGAAGCCGGGCGGAAAAGGCCCTGGCCGCCAGCGAGGCGAGATACCGCATGTACGTGGATACCGCTCCGGAGGGCATCTTCATTGCGGATGTCCACGGCCGCTATGTGGATGTCAATCCCGAGGCCTGCCGACTCACCGGATACGAAAGGTCCGAGTTGCTCGCCAAAAGCCTGCACGACCTCCTGCCGACAAAGGGGCAGTCCGAAGGGCTTTTGCATTTCCAGCGGTTGCAGAACGAGGGGATTGCAACAGGCGAACTTCTGTATCAACGCAAAGACGGCGAGGTTCGATACTGGGCAGTCTCGGCGACACGGTTATCCGAAGACCGTTTCCTCGGCTTTGTCCACGATGTGACGGATCGCCGCAGACTCGACGAAACCCGGTGCATCTTTTTGGAGCTTCTGGACAACGCGGAACACATCGTCGTCTTCAAAGACGTACAGCTTCGGTATGTCATGATCAACAAGGCCTATACCGTGCTGACGGGCCATTCGCTTTCGGATGTCGCGGGCAAAACCGACATGGAGATGTTCGCCACGCTCTCCTCTTTGGAACAAATCGAGGCGTATATCGAAAATGACCGCAAGGCGCTGTCCCTGCCTCAGGGGCAATGTCTGACCATCGAGGAAGGCACGCAGGGGCCGGATGGGTCGGTACGCACCTTTCTGACGAAAAAATTCCCTGTCTATGCCCAGGATGGCCGCCTCCTGGGAACAGGAACCATCGCCTCGGAGATCACCGAAAGAAAGCAGGCTGAAAAGGCCTTGGCCCAA
Above is a genomic segment from Desulfolutivibrio sulfodismutans DSM 3696 containing:
- a CDS encoding ABC transporter substrate binding protein — translated: MKNIGLVAILVLLILCPHPAWADSPATKNILVLLSYDFRENWSSAILEGISGALGDAQVQMHVETLDVRRHHGEDYQTEFKRFLAVKYANIHFELAIAADNAAFEFLLRLRPSIGSNLPVVFCGVNNFTPEMIAGQANVTGVNEAVDVAGTVNLALRLFPGTSEIAVVAGTTGVGVVNLDNFHKIIPLFSRPVRITEFVDVPADTVADALNSLPQDALVFRMDNLRADDGSDIPLAQSIALLSSASRCPVFSFWDFDMGQGALGGVAVNGLAQGKKAGELALLVLQGTPADLIPVVMDSPNIPMFDFALMQRFGLDVRDLPDRAIVLNMPLSFYTTYKPYIWAGSALVLVMAACIACLSMALVGRSRAEKALAASEARYRMYVDTAPEGIFIADVHGRYVDVNPEACRLTGYERSELLAKSLHDLLPTKGQSEGLLHFQRLQNEGIATGELLYQRKDGEVRYWAVSATRLSEDRFLGFVHDVTDRRRLDETRCIFLELLDNAEHIVVFKDVQLRYVMINKAYTVLTGHSLSDVAGKTDMEMFATLSSLEQIEAYIENDRKALSLPQGQCLTIEEGTQGPDGSVRTFLTKKFPVYAQDGRLLGTGTIASEITERKQAEKALAQSELFLLETQRIARGGGWKANIETDYLYWSDEVNRILEMPLDYKPCLSEGLTFYSPEYRSDIKTMLTSVLSNGGFGELECEITTRSGKRKWIYLRCVGRDTAGGNACVIGTIQDIHERKVIERELLSAKERAELANQAKSEFLANMSHEIRTPLNGIMGMLQILREADLEKEHVQFVEMAIESSKRLTRLLSDILDLSRVEAGKMQIQTEPFDLKKLLQDFIALQEPVSIQTGVRLRPVMHEALPQMVCGDSIRIQQILTNLVGNAFKFTRSGSIVLDASPLPPRHPGKTWVLFTVADTGCGMDDSLLSKLFEPFVQASQGFTRSHQGAGLGLSIVKRIVEHMGGSITVESEPGAGTTFYVSIPFLTAPTTGEPDGMKQEHALPGRRAKRILLAEDEKVSALAASWQLRKEGYLIDTAQNGQEAIALLREKEIDLILMDVQMPVMDGVEATRRIRSGEAGADKAAIPIIALTAYAMEGDKKKLLEAGMDDYVAKPMERDALLRAIERVLSACAGGGLRPTSTGDAA
- a CDS encoding PAS domain S-box protein; translated protein: MPDRDMTREQLLAERRRLLSELTEARRTIQELRQAPPSPEPWQSPPGPRKTSRRHPPKPAKLPEPPGAPERIPDAINGAFTEADSILTAAFDGFLASDMHGRIVRANNALADMLGFSIRELIGKGLWDIDVTASESDVIRRITQRATNGGRLFETVLQRKDGGFVDAEVSSFHLDHDGGRLVAFLRDVTERKRMERTLKLTQASMDTAALGIFWIAPDGRLLYVNDITCQRLEYSRDELLAMNIADVDPVFPMGSRRNHFKPYRNTQTLRFETIHRSRSGRDIPVLITSNYLEFEDQEFEIAFAEDISELRRTQSDMARSRAALEENQARLSLVMDLTDMAPWEMDIATNTFTFDDRFYALYGTTAEREGGPLMPAQTYAREFVHPEDAWMIADEVRKILAADAPGYEGQVEHRIIRRDGALRHIVVRFRLIRDEAGRPVKTIGANQDITGRKQAEEALARSEQRFRNLLGDMEMVAVQGYDRDRRVIYWNRASQRLYGYAEAEALGRRLEDLIIPAPMREGVIRNIQDWLDNGVSIPAGELHLLRKDGTLIQVYSSHVMQETASGHKEMYCIDVDLTEIKKAHDQLVQAKEAAEAASKAKSEFLANMSHEIRTPLNGILGMLQLLTDTTLDEEQTQFISLAMDSSKRLTRLLSDILDLSRVEAGKMQMQVEVVDLDSVVKQLAALHEPVSLQTGVRFQCTAFPGLPKAVLGDSIRLQQVLTNLVGNAFKFTTSGSIALEACPLPPRRPGEAQVLFSVADTGCGMDDSLLSKLFEPFVQASQGFTRRHQGAGLGLSIVKRIVELMGGNIAVESTPGAGTTFFIAIPFALPSPGAADGRQARLGDGAPAPRALRILIAEDDMVSLLAVSRQLGKKGHRTHAAHDGAEAVEAVRKMDFDLVLMDVQMPTMDGVAATRLIRDAGAGAAKADIPIIAMTAFAMAGDREKFLAAGMNDYVAKPVDHADVEAAIARVMSLPKSASRR